The genomic stretch CATAGGCTTGCCCTTCATGACAATCGCGTTTCAACCACATGTCACAAAAATGACGATTTTTTTAACGTGATTTCAATAGGTTGCGGGAGGAAGGCCACATTTCAACCAAATTTGGCCCGAATTCGCGCCCCCGAAACGCGTCAAGAGATTTTATTTTTTCGACCCCGAATCGGCGCCGAAAAATGAGCGCCTTCCGAATCTAATTGATTCAAAAGCGATTCTTTTGAGAGCCCGGCAAGCGAGTCAAAATCGACCCCTTGAGTCAATGCGAGCAGCGGCGATTCGCGCAAAATTCCTTGTTGAAATTGACGGCCGTTCTTGCCTAAATGCTTCCCACATCAGCGGACGGATTGAGCTCCCGACCTTGTCGGGAGGGGCGCGTTCTCCAGGGACGCGTTGTCTTCCCGAAGCTGGAAGCGGAGTCGTTTTGGCTTCGTCCTTCCGACAATCATAGGTTGCGCACCGGTTTTCTTCGAGAAATCCGGTTCGGTCATTGTGTGCCTTTTTCAGGCCGGAAAACAAGCGGGGACCCAAAACGACTGACCGGACATTTTGCGGCCAGCATCACCCTTTACGAGGAAGGGCGCCGGCATGTGCAAGGAATGTCCCAAGCCCGGCTTCGACCCGGGCGATTTCAACAAACGACCCTTTGAACGGGGTCAAAGGGAAAACGGGCCGCGGGCGCACAGGGCGCTCGCGCCCGGGTGATGACTTTTGAAAGGCGGCAAGGAATGAGAACGAGGACAGTGACTTCGCGCACTGAGCAGGGTGCAGGCGCTTCAGAGGTCTTGAAAGGGGAACACAGTGAAGCACCGGACGCTGCCTTGAGTACCGACAGCCAGTTTTTCGAGCGTTTCTGCACGGCGCTCAAGGCCCATGTGGGCGCCGATGTCTATGCCAGCTGGTTCGGGCGGCTGAAGCTGCAGTCCTCTTCCAAGAGCGTTATCCGCTTCTCTGTGCCGACGGCATTCCTCAAGTCGTGGATCAACAACCACTATCTCGACCTGTTGTGCGAACTGGCACGCTCCGAGCGTCCGCAGGTGCTCAAGGTCGAGGTGCTCGTGCGTTCGGCAACGCGCGCCCAGCGTCCGCAGGTTCCCGAGGAAAAGCCGAAGCCGGTGCTGCCCCAGCAGACGGCCGCCGTGCGCCCGATTCCCCGCGCCGTCAACGACCAGCCGCTGATGCCCGAGCCCGAGGGCGGGTCTGCGCGCGGCGCGGCGCAGGGCCCGAGAACCGTTTTCGGTTCGCCGCTCGATCCCTTCTTCACCTTCGACAGCTTCGTCGAGGGTTCGTCGAACCGGGTGGCCTTCGCCGCGGCCAAGACCATTGCCGAATCCGGCATGGCGGCAGTCCGGTTCAATCCGCTTTTCATCCACTCCTCCGTGGGCCTCGGCAAGACGCATCTCCTGCAGGCCATCGCCAACGCCGCTCTCGCCTCCCCCGACAAGCAGCGCGTGGTCTATCTGACGGCCGAATACTTCATGTGGAAGTTCGCCACCGCGATCCGCGACAATGACGCGCTGACGCTGAAGGATTCGCTGCGCAATATCGATCTTCTGGTCATCGACGACATGCAGTTCCTGCAGGGCAAGATGATCCAGCACGAGTTCTGCCATCTGCTGAACACGCTGCTCGACAGCGCAAAACAGGTCGTCGTCGCCGCCGACCGCGCGCCCTGGGAACTCGAATCGCTCGATCCGCGCGTGCGTTCGCGGCTCACCGGCGGCGTCTCGCTCGAGATCGAGGCCCCGGATTATGCCATGCGGTTTGAAATGCTGAAGCGCAGGCTCGCCCTCGCCCGCCAGGAAGACCCGTCGATCGATATCGCCGCAGACGTCCTGGACCATGTCGCCCGCAAGGTGACGGCGAGCGGCCGCGAACTGGAAGGCGCGTTCAACCAGCTCCTGTTCCGCCGCTCCTTCGAGCCGGACCTTTCGATCGAACGGGTCGACGAGCTGCTGGTACATCTTGTCGGCACGGGCGAACCGAAGCGCGTGCGGATCGAGGACATCCAGCGCGTGGTCGCGCGTCATTACTGCGTGACGCGCCAGGAACTCGTTTCCAACCGCCGCACGCGGGTGATCGTCAAGCCGCGGCAGATTGCCATGTTCCTGGCGAAAACCATGACGCCGCGCTCCTTCCCCGAAATCGGTCGCCGCTTCGGCGGACGCGATCATACGACGGTTCTGCATGCCGTGCGCAAGATCGAGGATCTTCTGGAAAAGGACCAGAAACTCTCGCAGGAAGTCGAGTTGCTGAAGCGGCTGATCAACGAATAGCCCCGCTGCTGCCTGCGGCAGTCATCAGGGAGCGTTCCAGCTGATGCGCGGATAGGATGATCGGAAATGGCGGCCCGGCGGGTCGCCATTCTTCATTTTCATCAGGCGAAGCGTTCGGCCGGCGTTGCCGGTTCGGGCGCGACCACATGGGCCTCCAGTTCCGCCGGCAGAACCGTGCCGTCGGCCAGACGGAGATTGAAGTGGTAGCCGGCGACGGCCGTCATCTCCGCATGCTCATTGCCATCGCCGTCCATCCGCGTCTCGCCGGTCGGGGCGTAGACGAGACCGTCGCAGGCCGCGCCCACGGGCTTGAGCGCCAGCATGCCCGCCGGCAGGCCGGTATCGCGGTAGCCAAGGCGGACATCCGCTCCCTCCTCGGCCGGGGCCGTCACGCCCACGCTGGCAAGCGTCGCCAGCGCCTCGGCATGGTCTTCGAACTTCAGAAACACATCACGCATAGGGCGCCGCCTTTGCTTGCAGGTCCGCATCGGCCATCCGGAACGGCCAGATCACCAGTTGATCGTACCAGCCGGCGGCAAAGCGATCGGTTGTCGATGCGTTCTCGTCGCGGCCGAGATAGATCTTGGCCGTGTCGCACAGAAGCTCCCGGCTGGCCGTCACCACGGCGTTGCCATTGTAGGAGCCGCCGATGACGTCCTCGGCCCTGTCGAAACAGAAGGCAACGCCGGCGCGCGGCAACGGCTTGGCGAGCCCGGTGGCAAGTGCCGCCGTCTGGTCGACCAGAAGATCGGTTCCGGAAAAGCCGAGCAAGGGATAGTAGCTTGCCCCGCCCATGATCCTGCCGACAGATCCGACAAGGCCTTCACATTGAACCAGCAAGGAGGCCTTGTCGCGCTGAAGAAGCGTGGCAACGGCATCACTCAGCCGCGCCTTGTCGGCAGGCCGGGTGACGGCGCTGCCGCCGCTCGTGACGATGGGAGAGCTGGTCACCGCAGACTGCTCGAACTGGGGCAGGATGAAGTACACCACCGCGCCGGGTCGCGCCCGGACGCTGAAGGTCGCGCCGGTCGTTGTCGCGTGTCCGTCGAGCGTCACGCGCTGATAGGCGGCATTCGCAAAACTGGGGCTGTTGACCACACCGCTGATACGCAGATAGCCCTCGCCCGCCGCAACGCGCACATAGGCCGAGATCGAGTGAAGTGCCGAGTTGCCCGCGTCCCCCGCCGCAACGGCAAAGGCGTCCGCCGTCCCGGCCGTGTTGTCCAGCCTGTAGACCTTTCCGGACGAGCAGACCTCGGAAAGCCCTGCGGCGGAAAGGGCAGCGGTATCGTCAACGACCGAAAGCACAGCCGGCGCGCCGGAGCCGCCCATCCCGGTCAGATCGGTCGGATTGGCGTTGTTGCACAGCACCTTGTTGGTCGCAGGGCCTTCGAGCAGCAATTGTCGCCGCCCGTTGGCGTGGTCGAAGCGCGGCACGTTCGCCGCCGCCATCCTGATCATGCCTGCTTCGTCGATATAGGTCGCGAAGCCCGGCCGGGCGAACGAAACCAGACGGTCAAAGGAGACTGCCGAGAGGATTGCCAGTTCGGACACAGACGCCAGCCCGATGGCGGGGGCGCCGATACGGGTCAGGGCATAGCGGCTGCCGGCAAAATCCAGAACCGCCGCCGGTCCGAAACGCCCCGTCCCGCTGTCCGGGAAGGCATAAAAGGCCGGCGACACCGCAAATCCGCCGGAACGCTGGTCGTTGCCGGGCAGCGCTATTCCGCTCGCGATCCTCATACGAGCCCCACCAGAGCGGCTGCAGTGGTGCCGGTGACAAGCACGCGGCTGATGCGAACCGGCAGAACGAAGCCGGAGGGCAGGTTCTCGAATGTCACCGTTTCCCCGGAGATCAGGGTTGCGGTCATGCTGCCGCCGATGCCGACATAAATGGCCCGCGTCACCTCTTCCAGCGGAACGGCGTCGTCGGGGACAATTTCGAAACCGTCATAGGCCGGGCTCGTCGGCGTGGCGTTGCGTGAGGAAAAACGATCTGTCATGGCAGTTCTCCTGTTGGACGTTGATTTCGGAGAGTCTGCCAGAGCCACAGCGGGCGGGGATTTCAGGGGAACAACGGTGAAAGACGGGGATCAATCGGCTAGACTGAGGCCATGAGCAATCTGTTTGACGCCGAATCAGCCTCCAACCTGACCGAGTTCACCGTTTCGGAGCTCTCCGGCTCGATCAAGCGCACGGTGGAGGATCGGTTCGATCGCATCCGTCTGCGCGGCGAAATCTCCGGCTTTCGCGGCCGGCACTCCTCGGGACATGCCTATTTTTCGCTGAAGGACGAGCGCGCGCGCATCGACGCCGTCATCTGGCGCGGCGTATTCTCGGGCCTGACGATCAAGC from Martelella sp. AD-3 encodes the following:
- the dnaA gene encoding chromosomal replication initiator protein DnaA, with protein sequence MKGEHSEAPDAALSTDSQFFERFCTALKAHVGADVYASWFGRLKLQSSSKSVIRFSVPTAFLKSWINNHYLDLLCELARSERPQVLKVEVLVRSATRAQRPQVPEEKPKPVLPQQTAAVRPIPRAVNDQPLMPEPEGGSARGAAQGPRTVFGSPLDPFFTFDSFVEGSSNRVAFAAAKTIAESGMAAVRFNPLFIHSSVGLGKTHLLQAIANAALASPDKQRVVYLTAEYFMWKFATAIRDNDALTLKDSLRNIDLLVIDDMQFLQGKMIQHEFCHLLNTLLDSAKQVVVAADRAPWELESLDPRVRSRLTGGVSLEIEAPDYAMRFEMLKRRLALARQEDPSIDIAADVLDHVARKVTASGRELEGAFNQLLFRRSFEPDLSIERVDELLVHLVGTGEPKRVRIEDIQRVVARHYCVTRQELVSNRRTRVIVKPRQIAMFLAKTMTPRSFPEIGRRFGGRDHTTVLHAVRKIEDLLEKDQKLSQEVELLKRLINE